From the genome of Anabrus simplex isolate iqAnaSimp1 chromosome X, ASM4041472v1, whole genome shotgun sequence, one region includes:
- the LOC137503356 gene encoding zinc finger protein 569-like: MRSHTSENRYCCNVCSKSFIQKGSLTDHKRSRIGEKPYSCNVCDKSFAKKGKLTDHMRTHTGEKPYSCNVCSKSFIQKGGLTSHIRTHTGEKPYSCNVCSKSFIQKGSLTGHMRTHTGEKPFSCNVCGKSFIRRGKLTEHMRTHTGQKPYRCNVCCKSFIKRGTLNEHMRAHTGEKPYRCNVCGKAFTSKSSRAVHMRTHTGEKPYSCNVCGKSFIQTGKLTVHIRTHTGEKPFSCNVCGKSFIRRGKLTEHMRTHTGEKLHRCNVCGKSYTRKGTLTDHMRAHTGEKPYSCNVCCKSFIKRVTLNEHMRTHTGEKPHNCNVCGKSFTSKNSLTVHMRTHTGEKPYSCNVCDKSFIETAKLSVHMRTHTGEKPYSCNVCRKSFTSKNSLTVHMRTHTGEKPYSCNVCGKSFIQTGKLTVHVRTHTGEKPYSCNVCGKSFIRRGKLTEHMRRHTGES, from the exons ATGCGGTCTCACACGAGCGAGAACCGATATTGTTGCAacgtctgtagcaagtcattcatacagaaaggcagtctgaccgatcataagCGGTCCCGTataggcgagaagccatatagttgcaatgtctgtgacaaatcattcgcaaagaaaggcaaactgaccgatcatatgcggacccatacaggcgagaagccttacagctgcaatgtctgcagcaaatcattcatacagaaaggcggTCTAACCAgtcatatacggacccatacaggcgagaagccttacagttgcaatgtctgtagcaaatcattcatacagaaaggcagtctaaccggtcatatgcggacccatacaggcgagaagccattcagctgcaatgtctgtggcaaatcattcataaggagaggtaaactaaccgaacatatgcgaacccatacag GccagaagccttacaggtgcaatgtctgttgcaaatcattcataaagagaggtacaCTAAACGAACATATGCGGGCCCATACAGGGGAGAAGccgtacaggtgcaatgtctgtggcaaagcaTTCACAAGCAAAAGTAGTCGGGcagttcatatgcggacccacacaggcgaaaagccatacagctgtaatgtctgtggcaaatcattcatacagacagGTAAACTAACCGtacatatacggacccatacaggcgagaagccattcagctgcaatgtctgtggcaaatcattcataaggagaggtaaactaaccgaacatatgcggacccatacaggcgagaagcttcacaggtgcaatgtctgtggtaaatcataCACACGCAAAGGCACTCTGACGGATCATATGCgggcccatacaggcgagaagccttacagctgcaatgtctgttgcaaatcattcataaagagagttACACTAAACGAAcacatgcggacccatacaggagagaagcctcacaattgcaatgtctgtggcaaatcattcacaagcaaaaacagtctgacagttcatatgcggacccacacaggcgagaagccatacagttgtaatgtctgtgacaaatcattcatagAGACAGCAAAACTAAGcgtacatatgcggacccatacaggcgagaagccttacagctgcaatgtctgtcgcaaatcattcacaagcaaaaACAGTCTGACAGTTCATATGCGAacccacacaggcgagaagccatacagttgtaatgtctgtggcaaatcattcatacagacagGTAAACTAACCGTacatgtgcggacccatacaggcgagaagccttacagctgcaatgtctgtggcaaatcattcataaggagaggcaaacttaccgaacatatgcggagacatacaggtgAGTCATAA